The following proteins are co-located in the Eptesicus fuscus isolate TK198812 chromosome 9, DD_ASM_mEF_20220401, whole genome shotgun sequence genome:
- the SZRD1 gene encoding SUZ domain-containing protein 1 isoform X1 yields the protein MRRSLRAGRRRQTAGEECDGGAGLCSFGTMEEALRSRQQQEIDRRLEKKLKITQKERKSKSPPKVPIVIQDDSLPTGPPPQIRILKRPTSNGVVSSPNSTSRPALPVKSLAQREAEYAEARKRILGSASPEEEQEKPILDRPTRISQPEDSRQPNNVIRQPLGPDGSQGFKQRR from the exons AGAGGAGTGTGATGGTGGAGCAGGACTTTGCTCCTTTGGCACCATGGAGGAGGCCCTGCGGAGCAGGCAGCAGCAG gaAATAGACAGACGGTTGGAAAAAAAACTGAAGATCACACAAAAGGAGAG GAAATCCAAATCTCCTCCCAAAGTGCCCATTGTGATTCAGGACGATAGCCTTCCCACCGGCCCCCCCCCACAGATCCGCATCCTCAAGAGGCCCACCAGCAACGGTGTGGTCAGCAGCCCCAACTCCACCAGCAGGCCAGCCCTTCCTGTCAAGTCCCTAGCACAGCGGGAGGCAGAGTACGCAGAAGCCCGGAAGCGGATCCTGGGCAGCGCCAGCCCCGAGGAGGAACAAGAGAAACCCATCCTCGACAG GCCAACCAGGATCTCCCAACCCGAAGACAGCAGGCAGCCCAATAATGTGATCAGACAGCCTTTGGGTCCTGATGGGTCACAAGGCTTCAAACAGCGCAGATAA
- the SZRD1 gene encoding SUZ domain-containing protein 1 isoform X2, with protein sequence MLPPPNFLPEAHTSIITASLRSSAANEAVLFPQEIDRRLEKKLKITQKESRKSKSPPKVPIVIQDDSLPTGPPPQIRILKRPTSNGVVSSPNSTSRPALPVKSLAQREAEYAEARKRILGSASPEEEQEKPILDRPTRISQPEDSRQPNNVIRQPLGPDGSQGFKQRR encoded by the exons ATGCTTCCACCCCCTAACTTTCTGCCAGAGGCTCACACGAGCATCATCACTGCAAGTCTAAGGTCATCAGCAGCCAATGAAGCTGTGCTTTTTCCTCAG gaAATAGACAGACGGTTGGAAAAAAAACTGAAGATCACACAAAAGGAGAG CAGGAAATCCAAATCTCCTCCCAAAGTGCCCATTGTGATTCAGGACGATAGCCTTCCCACCGGCCCCCCCCCACAGATCCGCATCCTCAAGAGGCCCACCAGCAACGGTGTGGTCAGCAGCCCCAACTCCACCAGCAGGCCAGCCCTTCCTGTCAAGTCCCTAGCACAGCGGGAGGCAGAGTACGCAGAAGCCCGGAAGCGGATCCTGGGCAGCGCCAGCCCCGAGGAGGAACAAGAGAAACCCATCCTCGACAG GCCAACCAGGATCTCCCAACCCGAAGACAGCAGGCAGCCCAATAATGTGATCAGACAGCCTTTGGGTCCTGATGGGTCACAAGGCTTCAAACAGCGCAGATAA